In the genome of Coregonus clupeaformis isolate EN_2021a chromosome 1, ASM2061545v1, whole genome shotgun sequence, one region contains:
- the LOC121571047 gene encoding ELAV-like protein 2 isoform X1 produces the protein MAVRLCDVASLLRSGSWAAEPWTGQVIAAMETQLSNGPTCNNTSNGPSTISNNCSSPVESGSMEDSKTNLIVNYLPQNMTQEELKSLFGSIGEIESCKLVRDKITGQSLGYGFVNYVDPKDAEKAINTLNGLRLQTKTIKVSYARPSSASIRDANLYVSGLPKTMTQKELEQLFSQYGRIITSRILVDQVTGVSRGVGFIRFDRRIEAEEAIKGLNGQKPPGATEPITVKFANNPSQKTSQALLSQLYQSPNRRYPGPLAQQAQRFRLDNLLNMAYGVKR, from the exons CAGGTAATTGCTGCCATGGAAACACAGCTGTCCAATGGGCCCACTTGCAACAACACAAGCAACGGTCCCTCAACAATCTCAAACAACTGCTCCTCTCCGGTAGAGTCGGGGAGCATGGAGGACAGTAAAACTAACTTGATCGTGAACTACCTGCCTCAGAACATGACCCAAGAAGAGCTCAAGAGTTTGTTTGGGAGCATCGGGGAAATAGAGTCCTGTAAATTAGTTCGAGACAAAATAACAG GGCAGAGCCTAGGTTATGGGTTTGTGAATTACGTGGACCCGAAAGATGCAGAAAAAGCCATCAACACATTAAATGGCCTGAGACTTCAGACCAAAACCATTAAG GTTTCCTACGCTCGTCCAAGCTCAGCCTCCATTAGAGATGCAAATCTGTACGTCAGTGGCTTGCCAAAAACCATGACTCAGAAAGAACTGGAGCAGCTCTTCTCTCAGTACGGACGAATCATTACCTCACGCATTCTGGTGGACCAGGTGACCG GTGTCTCCAGGGGGGTGGGTTTTATCCGTTTTGACCGGCGAATCGAAGCGGAGGAAGCCATCAAGGGCCTGAACGGCCAGAAGCCGCCGGGCGCCACAGAGCCCATCACGGTGAAGTTTGCCAACAACCCCAGCCAGAAGACCAGCCAGGCCCTGCTCTCTCAGCTGTACCAGTCGCCCAATCGAAGGTACCCCGGACCCCTTGCACAGCAGGCACAGCGCTTCAG GTTGGACAATCTGCTAAACATGGCATACGGAGTCAAGAGGTAA